The Tenebrio molitor chromosome 3, icTenMoli1.1, whole genome shotgun sequence genome contains a region encoding:
- the LOC138125436 gene encoding uncharacterized protein, which translates to MFLQMKHPRKPNFMNNILDDIYHPEQPVCHIIATNAEKKKQDHFAVYRPQPKTCVDYSISQTDTKLDAGDTKIHIQETKAEYIPGLSEPPPPPPPKKIKYFSGGPPQWEFLDEIWRRKQKVLQKMYRVEFKKRVAARKKKLRQAQMGSHRRVIALVGPAWFQELSPKQMATVDNLKNCILKDLAEGTIINTQENIGDLGLVLRPNHRHIDKALKNCCKCPVEFLLILYQLINPNRVKYSINDRLLLSAVVHLTMKDTLRELHIRIPSPPPPPKLRKKVPKKKKKVNYPSPYLVPYTFKREPPKFSGIYCNKHVQRPQSPYFCYLEGLKKSKEQAAQSKDNKNVVLEVVDEEIEEEMLLAQALYEELVDFRPVPVLLKPSKYIPCDNFRNRLPEPEELEEEEEEEEEEVTEDFVYIYDDTPCYAADEQTCCDAQTEIDEEIEGACTCSPKSTCGCASQNEATDRRTSCCEEEKSTDSPCVRYEEAVRRSCHEELTPCLQNEESTRIKSCHEDNTRQDPSCGCRENSRKLCFDEINASYKSHCRSACTSRKNDQDKECEMTQYQHVCPYYRKLLAENSYDCSPKATKKKRCECKEKAKEFIETPLCQCERCVEERKKKITTYVISGLKETESNEMVPIIDRVILEKPCECLKNYEKKVEEYEKEKEESAKRPCDCRKEAKKLIEEPLCPCEKCQEDRRRKAMKYIIGGIKETESDQKIPIIEGVTTGKPCRCLKEYENRIDKYEAFQKSRKLVCSMKEQNHKFIIGGVVNTRQGPVYVISGMRPPLDCICAKKARAEEEEKRREAMMPHVPPGRVMYGICGVKETPQGNVYILNSALPIEDCQCMGVYQQFREEHAACIKLYEDYLALMKDEYNEFMNEMLPPSRISSRIGSVFDEEEADEGEKNEKSESETTELEKGVEETAEAWVQENVESNGEPELTEDVKTQRTCECCRRVCWMSYIYPVCCYCGYVQKVECEECICGIKEIPCIDCTCGPEEVEEEEIEEEEQKLKRFFIFKKILCNYRWQMELIKKALETMANDGYPLAKLPDCYKLPHFKLWMQMRCGQFWTQEDRYKYVLKSKSLWRHCDVCSVRTMPFPTLAVSKSEARLLNWSKADYCRKLVSDTLETFYRKIKQITVDFGREFFPSTFSYEFPFITWRDCYFAYTPSKEEDVLARFVWQRYDFKNFADMNRHCG; encoded by the exons ATGTTTCTCCAAATGAAACACCCACGTAAGCCAAATTTTATGAACAACATTTTGGATGACATATATCATCCTGAACAACCCGTTTGTCATATAATTGCGACGAACGCTGAGAAGAAGAAACAGGATCATTTTGCCGTTTACAGACCGCAACCTAAAACATGTGTTGACTATAGCATCTCCCAAACCGACACGAAACTGGATGCCGGAGATACCAAAATTCACATTCAAGAAACCAAAGCAGAGTATATTCCGGGATTATCAGAACCGCCTCCACCTCCGCcacctaaaaaaataaaatacttcaGCGGTGGTCCTCCTCAGTGGGAATTTTTAGACGAGATATGGCGTCGCAAGCAAAAAGTACTACAAAAGATGTATCGTGTAGAATTTAAAAAGCGCGTTGCAGCgcgaaagaaaaaattaagacaAGCTC AGATGGGTAGCCATCGAAGAGTTATCGCTCTAGTAGGCCCCGCCTGGTTTCAAGAATTATCACCGAAACAGATGGCTACCGTcgataatttgaaaaactgcATCTTGAAAGATTTGGCCGAAGGCACCATCATCAACACTCAGGAGAATATTGGTGATTTGGGTTTGGTCTTGCGACCTAATCATCGACATATCGATAAAGCGTTGAAAAATTGTTGCAAATGTCCGGTAGAGTTTCTTTTGATTTTATATCAGTTGATTAATCCGAATCGAGTGAAATATTCTATCAACGACAGACTTTTATTAAGCGCAGTCGTGCATTTAACAATGAAAGATACGCTTAGAGAATTACATATAAGAATACCGTCGCCACCTCCACCGCCAAAACTTAGAAAAAAGGtaccaaaaaagaaaaagaaggtCAATTATCCCTCACCTTATCTTGTACCGTACACGTTTAAACGAGAACCACCAAAATTTAGTGGAATTTATTGTAACAAACACGTGCAACGGCCCCAGAGTCCCTACTTTTGTTATCTG GAAggactaaaaaaaagtaaagaaCAAGCGGCACAATCCaaagataataaaaatg TGGTTTTGGAAGTTGTGGATGAAGAAATTGAAGAAGAGATGCTTCTTGCTCAGGCCCTCTACGAAGAGCTAGTTGATTTCAGACCAGTACCTGTATTGCTGAAACCGTCTAAATATATTCCATGTGACAATTTCCGGAACAGACTCCCGGAGCCAGAAGAActagaagaagaagaagaagaagaagaagaagaggtgACGGAAGATTTCGTATACATATACGACGACACTCCATGTTACGCCGCTGATGAACAAACGTGTTGTGATGCACAGACCGAAATCGATGAAGAAATTGAGGGAGCGTGTACTTGTTCACCAAAAAGTACATGCGGATGTGCTTCACAAAATGAAGCAACTGATAGAAGAACGTCATGCTGCGAGGAAGAAAAGTCTACAGATTCTCCATGCGTCCGGTACGAAGAGGCGGTGAGAAGGTCCTGCCACGAAGAATTGACGCCTTGCTTACAGAATGAAGAAAGTACCAGAATAAAATCTTGTCATGAGGATAATACTCGACAGGACCCATCATGTGGATGCAGagaaaattcaagaaaattgTGTTTTGATGAAATAAATGCCTCATACAAGTCACATTGTAGATCTGCGTGTACATCACGAAAAAATGACCAAGACAAAGAATGCGAAATGACTCAATACCAACATGTATGTCCGTATTACAGAAAGTTGCTTGCAGAGAATTCTTATGATTGTTCCCCGAAAGCAACTAAAAAAAAGAGATGTGAGTGTAAAGAAAAAGCGAAAGAATTTATCGAGACACCGTTGTGTCAATGTGAGAGGTGCGTAGAggagagaaagaaaaaaatcacaactTATGTGATAAGTGGTTTAAAAGAAACTGAATCCAATGAGATGGTTCCCATTATCGACCGAGTCATTTtggaaaaaccatgcgaatgtttgaaaaattatgagaAAAAAGTCGAAGAGTACGAAAAGGAGAAAGAAGAATCGGCAAAACGACCGTGCGATTGTCGAAaagaagcaaaaaaattgatagAAGAACCGTTGTGTCCTTGCGAAAAATGTCAAGAAGACCGAAGAAGGAAAGCGATGAAATACATCATCGGTGGAATAAAAGAAACCGAAAGTGACCAAAAAATCCCGATCATTGAAGGAGTAACAACAGGAAAGCCTTGCAGATGTTTGAAGGAATACGAAAATCGTATCGACAAATACGAAGCGTTCCAAAAGAGTAGAAAACTAGTTTGTTCCATGAAAGAACAAAATCATAAATTTATCATAGGAGGAGTGGTTAACACTCGCCAAGGTCCCGTGTACGTCATTTCCGGCATGCGACCTCCTCTTGACTGTATCTGTGCTAAAAAGGCGCGCgcggaagaagaagaaaaacgaAGAGAAGCTATGATGCCGCACGTACCTCCTGGTCGCGTTATGTACGGAATCTGTGGGGTTAAGGAGACACCTCAGGGGAATGTCTACATTCTCAACAGTGCTTTGCCAATCGAAGACTGTCAGTGTATGGGAGTTTACCAGCAATTCAGAGAAGAACACGCCGCTTGCATCAAACTATATGAAGACTACCTGGCTTTGATGAAAGACGAGTACAACGAATTTATGAACGAAATGTTGCCGCCGAGTAGGATATCGAGTAGAATTGGTAGTGTATTTGATGAGGAGGAGGCCGATGAAGgcgagaaaaatgaaaaatcagaaAGTGAGACAACAGAATTAGAAAAAGGTGTAGAAGAGACCGCAGAGGCATGGGTACAAGAAAATGTAGAGAGTAACGGTGAACCCGAATTAACAGAAGATGTAAAGACGCAACGGACGTGCGAGTGCTGTAGAAGAGTCTGTTGGATGAGCTACATTTATCCTGTTTGTTGTTATTGCGGTTACGTCCAGAAAGTTGAATGCGAGGAGTGTATTTGTGGCATCAAAGAAATACCATGCATTGATTGTACGTGTGGTCCAGAAGAAGTAGAAGAGGAGGAGATAGAAGAAGAAGAACAAAAACTAAAGaggtttttcattttcaaaaaaattctgtgCAACTATAGATGGCAGATGGAACTGATCAAG AAGGCTCTTGAAACGATGGCGAATGATGGTTACCCTTTAGCCAAACTTCCAGACTGTTATAAGCTGCCTCATTTCAAGTTGTGGATGCAGATGAGGTGCGGACAATTTTGGACGCAAGAAGACAGAT ataAATATGTGCTGAAAAGCAAATCCCTCTGGCGTCATTGCGACGTATGTTCAGTCAGAACTATGCCTTTTCCAACATTGGCTGTAAGCAAATCGGAGGCGCGTTTGTTGAATTGGTCAAAAGCCGACTATTGTCGGAAACTTGTCAGCGATACTCTTGAAACGTTTTATCGAAAAATCAAGCAAATTACTGTTGATTTCGGTCGGGAATTTTTCCCGTCAACTTTCTCCTACGAATTCCCGTTTATAACATGGAGGGACTGCTACTTTGCCTACACTCCTAGCAAAGAAGAAGACGTCTTGGCGAGATTTGTTTGGCAAAGATACGACTTTAAAAACTTTGCCGACATGAACCGTCACTGTGGATAG
- the LOC138125441 gene encoding cationic amino acid transporter 2-like: MGLRAITFQAVVETFSRKKIVEFESGTKLAKVLSTLDLTALGIGSTLGVGVYVLAGDVAKNTAGPAVTVSFFIAAVTSILAGLCYAEFGARVPKAGSAYVYSYVCIGELFAFIIGWNLILEYLIGSATVVKALFLYLDELSDKVMSQFFEENMPMTGGGLGHYADIFSLGLSIVFAVAIALGAKESSWVNNIFTTINLLVVITVIISGLWKVNASNWSISEEEVPPDHGTGGFAPYGVKGVIQGAARCFFGFIGFDCIATAGEEARTPQKSIPIAVVVSLLIVFFAYFGISTVLTMMWPYFLQDENAPLPHIYQEVGWPALKYVVSVGAICGLFSSLLGAMFPLPRIIYAMASDGLLFKALSIVHPKFQTPFMGTLIAGSIAGCLACIFELNRLANMMSIGTLLAYSMVAACVLILRYAVDEPEKKFEDKEELTFKKYFTQMFHRQSKIPTTLTASVVAWLVLAYFCTAFIFSGLITGFEKELENAEPWLLSIICVLAIVLIFLLLMVSWQPKSSAELTFAVPLVPWIPGLSILVNVYLMTTLPSHTWEYYAYWMLIGFAIYFVYGIWNSRERASNKNREEKENRLPHDKNDNLSESHM; encoded by the exons ATGGGTTTACGCGCGATAACTTTCCAGGCTGTTGTTGAAACGTTTTCGCGAAAGAAAATCGTTGAATTCGAATCAGGGACCAAACTGGCGAAAGTTCTGAGTACTTTGGACTTAACAGCGCTAGGAATCGGGAGTACTTTGGGAGTTGGAGTGTACGTGTTGGCGGGAGATGTGGCCAAAAACACAGCCGGACCGGCCGTCACGGTCTCGTTTTTCATTGCAGCTGTTACATCGATTCTAGCAG GACTTTGTTATGCTGAGTTTGGTGCTCGGGTCCCAAAAGCAGGATCAGCCTACGTCTACAGTTACGTCTGCATAGGCGAATTGTTTGCCTTTATCATAGGATGGAATTTAATACTGGAGTATCTAATAG GATCTGCAACAGTTGTCAAAGCCTTATTTCTTTATCTCGACGAATTATCCGACAAAGTGATGTCCCAGTTCTTCGAAGAAAATATGCCAATGACAGGAGGAGGCCTGGGACACTACGCTGACATATTCTCCCTAGGACTGTCAATTGTTTTTGCTG ttGCTATAGCTCTAGGAGCAAAAGAATCGTCATGGGTGAACAACATATttacaacaattaatttaCTTGTTGTAATAACAGTCATAATCTCAGGTCTATGGAAAG TGAACGCTTCCAACTGGTCTATTTCTGAAGAGGAAGTCCCTCCAGATCACGGTACTGGAGGTTTCGCTCCGTACGGAGTCAAAGGTGTAATCCAAGGCGCCGCTCGATGCTTCTTCGGCTTCATCGGTTTTGATTGTATCGCAACCGCCGGAGAAGAAGCTAGAACGCCTCAAAAATCGATCCCCATTGCAGTAGTAGTGTCACTTCTAATAGTATTTTTTGCGTATTTTGGAATTTCCACAGTACTTACAATGATGTGGCCGTACTTCTTGCAG gaTGAAAATGCTCCCTTACCTCACATTTATCAAGAAGTAGGATGGCCCGCTCTCAAGTACGTCGTAAGCGTCGGTGCCATCTGTGGTCTCTTTTCCAGCTTACTTGGTGCGATGTTCCCCTTACCTCGAATTATCTACGCGATGGCTTCTGACGGTCTCCTCTTCAAAGCCTTGTCTATTGTACatccaaaattccaaactcCTTTCATGGGAACTCTGATCGCTGGAAGCATAGCAG GATGCTTGGCTTGTATTTTCGAACTCAATCGGTTGGCCAACATGATGTCTATCGGAACACTACTGGCTTATTCCATGGTAGCTGCTTGTGTTCTTATCCTGAGGTACGCAGTAGACGAACCCGAAAAGAAATTTGAAGATAAAgaagaattgacatttaaaaaatatttcacgcAGATGTTTCATCGCCAAAGCAAAATTCCGACGACCTTAACGGCGTCTGTTGTCGCCTGGTTGGTATTGGCATATT TTTGTACAGCGTTCATTTTTTCTGGATTGATTACTGGTTTCGAAAAAGAACTAGAAAATGCGGAGCCTTGGTTGTTGTCGATCATATGTGTGTTGGCGATCGTTTTGATATTTCTGTTGTTGATGGTGTCTTGGCAACCAAAGTCTTCAGCTGAACTCACGTTTGCG GTTCCTCTAGTTCCGTGGATTCCAGGATTGAGTATTCTAGTAAATGTATACCTGATGACGACACTACCTTCACACACTTGGGAGTATTACGCTTACTGGATGCTTATAG GTTTTGCAATTTACTTTGTTTACGGCATATGGAACAGCAGAGAACGAGCTAGCAACAAAAATCGCGAAGAGAAAGAAAATAGACTTCCACACGATAAGAATGACAACTTAAGTGAAAGTCATATGTAA